Proteins encoded within one genomic window of Perognathus longimembris pacificus isolate PPM17 chromosome 28, ASM2315922v1, whole genome shotgun sequence:
- the Armcx1 gene encoding armadillo repeat-containing X-linked protein 1 — protein MGRTREAGCVAAGMVIGAGACYCVYRLTWKKDEDEKIWGDDDDDDDDEEEEEEEEEEDYNENDEYNEDNDTSSDTTKMETEKGAKTNVGVEGRTKPQDDLKAKAQVSSGLKSSPSVKKEAHVEPQCGGGLEAKAKALFNTLKEQASAKGGRGNRAGAISGNRTLAPSLPCPGGRGGSCHPTRNGARTGSRGRGKPKGKNRNKSTKAQATSWPVRKAKFNFPYKIDDILSAPDLQKVLNILERTNDPFIQEVALVTLGNNAAYSFNQNAIRELGGVPIIAKLIKTKDPIIREKTYNALNNLSVNAENQGKIKTYISQVCDDTMICRLDSAVQMAGLRLLTNMTVTNHYQHLLSYSFPDFFALLFLGNHFTKIQIMKLIINFTENPAMTRELVSCKVPSELISLFNREWDREILLNILTLFENINDNIKSEGLASSRKEFSRNSLFFLFKESGVCVKKIKALANHSDLVVKVKVLKVLTKL, from the coding sequence ATGGGCCGCACTCGAGAAGCTGGCTGCGTGGCAGCCGGCATGGTCATTGGGGCTGGTGCTTGCTACTGTGTGTACAGGCTGACATGGAAAAAAGATGAGGATGAGAAAATCtggggtgatgatgatgatgatgatgatgatgaggaggaggaggaggaggaggaggaggaggactacaATGAGAATGATGAGTACAACGAGGACAATGACACATCTAGTGACACAACCAAAATGGAGACTGAGAAGGGAGCTAAAACTAATGTTGGGGTAGAGGGCAGAACCAAACCTCAGGATGACTTAAAGGCCAAGGCCCAGGTGAGCTCAGGACTCAAAAGCAGTCCAAGTGTAAAGAAGGAGGCTCATGTAGAACCTCAGTGTGGAGGTGGCCTAGAGGCTAAGGCCAAGGCCCTTTTCAACACCCTGAAGGAACAGGCAAGTGCAAAAGGAGGCAGAGGTAACAGAGCTGGTGCTATCTCTGGGAATAGAACCCTTGCACCAAGTttgccctgcccaggaggcagGGGTGGAAGCTGCCACCCCACAAGGAATGGAGCTAGGACTGGGAGTAGGGGACGTGGCAAACCCAAGGGAAAGAACCGAAATAAGAGCACCAAGGCTCAAGCTACATCATGGCCTGTCCGTAAGGCAAAGTTTAACTTTCCCTATAAAATTGATGATATTCTAAGTGCTCCTGACCTTCAAAAGGTCCTTAATATTCTGGAAAGAACAAATGATCCTTTTATTCAAGAAGTAGCCTTGGTCACGCTGGGTAACAatgcagcatattcatttaaCCAAAATGCCATACGTGAATTGGGCGGTGTCCCAATTATTGCTAAATTGATAAAAACGAAAGACCCCATTATTAGGGAAAAGACATACAATGCCCTTAATAACTTGAGTGTGAATGCTGAGAACCAGGGCAAGATTAAGACGTACATCAGTCAAGTGTGCGATGATACCATGATTTGTCGCTTGGACTCAGCTGTACAGATGGCTGGATTACGATTGCTAACCAACATGACTGTGACCAATCATTACCAACATTTGCTTTCCTATTCTTTTCCAGacttttttgctttgttattCCTGGGAAATCACTTCACCAAGATACAGATTATGAAACTAATAATAAATTTCACTGAAAATCCAGCTATGACAAGAGAGCTAGTCAGTTGTAAAGTGCCATCAGAATTGATTTCCCTCTTTAATAGAGAATGGGATAGAGAGATTCTGCTTAATATCCTCAccctttttgaaaatataaatgacaACATAAAAAGTGAAGGGCTTGCATCATCTAGGAAAGAATTCAGCAGAAATTcactatttttcttatttaaagaaTCTGGAGTATGTGTTAAGAAAATCAAAGCTTTAGCAAATCACAGTGATCTGGTGGTGAAAGTCAAAGTCCTGAAAGTACTAACCAAACTCTAA